From Deinococcus aquaticus, one genomic window encodes:
- a CDS encoding beta-galactosidase: MTQPDAHPSHLLLGTCDYPEHVPQDRPAPYARMQRELGLSFVRLAEFAWSRLEPLPGTFEWGWLDDAVEAYHAEGLRVVLCTPTPTPPAWLIRAHPEILAFDAQGRVREFGSRRHYDFASPLYREHSRRITRAIAERYGQHPAVAGWQTDNEFGCHDTSRSYGGASAERFPEWLRAKYGTLDALNAAWGNVFWSMEYTDWEQVKPPILTVTEVNPSHVLDYNRFASDMIREFQAEQVELLRELSPGRFITHNFMIFESGFDHYDVARGLDFVTWDNYPTGMLELFAPPGTSEELKTRFARTGHPDLVGFNHDLYRGLLNGGERLGRDGAGTPNGPWVMEQQCGQVNWAPYNPMPAGGAVALWTAQAWAHGADVVSYFRWRAATMAQEVMHSGLLRHDETPDRGFEEVAALDQTQFPVGPVPARVAVLHDYESLWIYDQQRHAQSLSYWTQTVTYYMALRRLGIDVDVIHADADLSAYAVVVAPAITLVSAERAARWTDAVNAGVRLVCGPRTAFRTPGGETWSEGQFGPLSELVGARLLQYDSLRPTLPQTVSGAGDLSGTFEAHTWAESYRLSGAQALAHYQGGPLDGQAAVIRRGNVTMIGAHSDTLIGAVLEDVLGAAGVPVLPVPEGVRVSRRAGQLLVQNWNPEAVDWNGTTLPPVSFVVRPDDAGQPLEGEQDA; this comes from the coding sequence ATGACCCAACCTGACGCACACCCCTCCCATCTTCTTCTGGGCACCTGCGATTACCCCGAGCACGTTCCGCAGGACCGCCCGGCCCCGTACGCACGGATGCAGCGCGAACTGGGCCTGAGCTTCGTGCGACTGGCCGAATTCGCCTGGAGCCGTCTGGAACCGCTTCCCGGCACCTTCGAGTGGGGCTGGCTGGACGACGCCGTCGAGGCCTACCACGCCGAGGGCCTGCGGGTGGTGCTGTGCACGCCCACGCCCACCCCGCCCGCGTGGCTGATCCGCGCGCACCCGGAGATCCTGGCGTTCGACGCGCAGGGCCGCGTGCGTGAGTTCGGGTCGCGGCGGCACTACGATTTCGCCTCGCCGCTGTACCGCGAGCACTCGCGGCGCATCACGCGCGCCATTGCGGAGCGGTACGGGCAGCACCCGGCCGTGGCCGGCTGGCAGACCGACAACGAGTTCGGCTGCCACGACACCAGCCGCAGTTACGGCGGGGCGAGCGCCGAGCGCTTTCCGGAGTGGCTGCGCGCGAAGTACGGCACGCTGGACGCCCTGAACGCCGCGTGGGGCAACGTGTTCTGGAGCATGGAGTACACGGACTGGGAGCAGGTCAAGCCACCCATCCTGACCGTGACGGAAGTGAACCCGTCGCACGTGCTGGACTACAACCGCTTCGCGTCGGACATGATCCGCGAATTCCAGGCCGAGCAGGTCGAGCTGCTGCGTGAGCTGTCGCCGGGGCGCTTCATCACGCACAACTTCATGATCTTCGAGTCGGGCTTCGATCATTACGACGTGGCGCGCGGCCTGGATTTCGTGACCTGGGACAACTACCCGACCGGAATGCTGGAACTGTTCGCGCCGCCCGGCACGAGCGAGGAACTCAAGACCCGTTTCGCGCGGACCGGGCACCCGGACCTCGTGGGATTCAACCACGACCTGTACCGGGGCCTGCTGAACGGTGGGGAGCGTCTGGGCCGGGACGGGGCGGGCACGCCGAACGGCCCGTGGGTCATGGAGCAGCAGTGCGGTCAGGTGAACTGGGCGCCGTACAACCCCATGCCCGCAGGCGGTGCGGTGGCGTTGTGGACGGCGCAGGCGTGGGCGCACGGCGCGGACGTCGTGAGTTACTTCCGCTGGCGCGCGGCGACCATGGCGCAGGAGGTCATGCATTCGGGCCTGCTGCGCCACGACGAGACGCCGGACCGGGGTTTCGAGGAGGTCGCGGCGCTGGATCAGACGCAGTTCCCGGTGGGGCCGGTCCCGGCGCGCGTGGCAGTGCTGCACGACTACGAGAGCCTGTGGATCTACGATCAGCAGCGGCACGCGCAGAGCCTGAGCTACTGGACGCAGACCGTCACGTACTACATGGCGCTGCGCCGCCTGGGCATCGACGTGGACGTGATTCACGCGGACGCGGACCTGAGCGCCTACGCGGTCGTGGTCGCGCCGGCCATCACGCTGGTCAGTGCTGAGCGCGCGGCGCGCTGGACGGACGCCGTGAACGCGGGCGTGAGGCTGGTATGCGGGCCGCGCACGGCGTTCCGCACACCCGGCGGGGAAACCTGGTCGGAAGGGCAGTTCGGGCCGCTGTCGGAACTGGTGGGGGCGCGCCTGTTGCAGTACGACAGCCTGCGGCCCACGCTGCCGCAGACCGTGAGCGGCGCGGGCGACCTGAGCGGCACCTTCGAGGCGCACACCTGGGCGGAAAGTTACCGCCTCAGCGGCGCGCAGGCACTGGCGCACTACCAGGGTGGCCCGCTGGACGGTCAGGCGGCCGTGATCCGGCGCGGGAACGTGACTATGATCGGCGCGCACAGCGACACCCTGATCGGGGCGGTGCTGGAGGACGTGCTGGGCGCGGCGGGCGTGCCTGTACTGCCGGTGCCCGAGGGCGTGCGCGTGTCACGCCGGGCCGGGCAACTGCTGGTGCAGAACTGGAATCCGGAGGCCGTGGACTGGAACGGGACCACGCTGCCGCCGGTGAGTTTCGTGGTGCGGCCGGACGACGCAGGCCAGCCGCTGGAAGGAGAGCAGGATGCATAA
- a CDS encoding glycoside hydrolase family 36 protein — translation MHKWTVNEAPEGLKVLISGFQSWSEAELQPLTARQATPAHHWQVEQGHDPGFAPGGEAGVWRSHTVLALAREDGSGWVGGALDATRTFVQWEARAQGDHVTVTCRLEGPEVGVLWEETPDVIATLEAHAAQLGAAMHARTPAPLRVWCSWYSYYRAVTLDAMLDNARLARERGLEFDVFQLDDGFQADLGDWELPSAHFGGHARDLPERLRALGFTPGIWLAPFLASPTSQLFAQHPDWMLRGEDGQPLPVGQNWGGPYYALDTTHPEVLTWLRDLGATVRGWGYTYLKIDFLYGASLPGVRHDPSVGRAQAYRMGIEAFREGAGPDAFILGCGAPLAQSIGVVDAMRTGPDVAPIWDEESRRVWLGDGTGPSARNALHTALSRWYQSAWYQPDPDVAICRRELSMLSTPEREAIAGMLDVIGGLRASSDPIALLNDEGLELLRRCLRVSTPDRPVSLSLRGGPAVTLFSRGEFNLTDRPAPDAQGRPLAPHSYREAQK, via the coding sequence ATGCATAAGTGGACGGTGAACGAGGCCCCGGAGGGCCTGAAGGTGCTGATCAGCGGGTTCCAGTCGTGGAGTGAGGCGGAACTCCAGCCGCTCACGGCGCGGCAGGCGACCCCGGCGCACCACTGGCAGGTCGAGCAGGGGCACGATCCGGGCTTCGCGCCGGGCGGCGAGGCGGGCGTGTGGCGCAGTCATACCGTGCTGGCCCTGGCCCGCGAGGACGGCAGCGGCTGGGTCGGCGGGGCGCTGGACGCCACGCGCACCTTTGTGCAGTGGGAGGCCCGCGCGCAGGGCGATCACGTGACCGTCACCTGCCGCCTGGAAGGCCCGGAGGTCGGGGTGCTGTGGGAGGAGACGCCGGACGTGATTGCCACGCTGGAAGCGCACGCGGCGCAGCTGGGGGCGGCCATGCACGCCCGGACGCCCGCGCCGCTGCGGGTGTGGTGCTCGTGGTACTCGTACTACCGCGCCGTGACGCTGGACGCCATGCTGGACAACGCCCGGCTGGCCCGCGAGCGGGGCCTGGAGTTCGACGTGTTCCAGCTGGACGACGGGTTCCAGGCGGACCTGGGCGACTGGGAACTGCCGTCGGCGCACTTCGGTGGGCACGCCCGTGACCTGCCGGAGCGGTTGCGGGCGCTGGGGTTCACGCCGGGCATCTGGCTCGCGCCGTTCCTGGCGTCCCCGACCTCGCAACTGTTCGCGCAGCACCCGGACTGGATGCTGCGCGGCGAGGACGGCCAGCCGCTCCCGGTCGGGCAGAACTGGGGCGGGCCGTACTACGCGCTGGACACCACCCACCCGGAGGTGCTGACGTGGCTGCGGGACCTGGGCGCGACCGTGCGCGGCTGGGGGTACACGTACCTGAAGATCGACTTCCTGTACGGCGCGTCGCTGCCCGGCGTGCGGCACGACCCCAGCGTGGGCCGCGCGCAGGCGTACCGCATGGGCATCGAGGCCTTCCGCGAGGGGGCCGGGCCGGACGCGTTCATCCTGGGCTGCGGCGCGCCGCTCGCGCAGAGTATCGGCGTGGTGGACGCCATGCGCACCGGGCCGGACGTGGCTCCCATCTGGGACGAGGAGTCCCGGCGGGTGTGGCTGGGCGACGGGACCGGCCCCAGCGCCCGCAACGCGCTGCACACCGCCCTGAGCCGCTGGTATCAGAGCGCGTGGTACCAGCCGGACCCGGACGTGGCGATCTGCCGCCGCGAACTGAGCATGCTCAGCACGCCCGAACGTGAGGCGATTGCCGGGATGCTGGACGTGATCGGCGGCCTGCGCGCCAGCAGCGATCCCATCGCGCTGCTGAACGACGAGGGCCTGGAGTTGCTGCGCCGCTGCCTCAGGGTGAGCACGCCGGACCGTCCGGTCAGCCTGAGCCTGCGGGGCGGGCCGGCCGTCACGCTCTTCTCGCGCGGGGAGTTCAACCTGACGGACCGGCCCGCGCCGGACGCCCAGGGCCGACCGCTGGCCCCGCACTCGTACCGTGAGGCCCAGAAATGA
- the galT gene encoding galactose-1-phosphate uridylyltransferase, whose protein sequence is MTTHTEAPAALHAQDFTKPDGRAMTLYGLEPVTVTSEIPSPSPDPVDARPLMRWHPLRGEWVMYAAHRMGRTFLPPPEYNPLAPTSDPAHPTELPQGRYDIAVFDNRFPSLTLNAPTPPDGPAGTRAGVGKCEVVVFSQSAQGRLSDLTDAQVDLLLGVWADRTTRLAGTGQIHSVLAFENRGVEVGVTLHHPHGQIYAYDHVPPVQARMTGQMEAYHAQSGRPWLTDFVEGERESGERIIHDDGEALSVVPPFARYTFETWVMPTRPVSLLSELGASERASLACTLKDALLRLDGLFGMRMPYLLTVHQAPLDGPHPAFPLHIEIYPYLRAPGRMKYLAGTEQGAGEFANDKFPEAAAAELRAVSPTAGENL, encoded by the coding sequence ATGACCACCCATACCGAGGCCCCCGCAGCCCTGCACGCGCAGGACTTCACGAAACCCGACGGGCGCGCCATGACGCTGTACGGCCTGGAGCCGGTCACCGTGACCAGTGAGATTCCCAGCCCCAGCCCGGACCCCGTGGACGCCCGCCCGCTGATGCGCTGGCACCCGCTGCGCGGCGAGTGGGTCATGTACGCCGCGCACCGCATGGGGCGCACGTTCCTGCCGCCGCCCGAGTACAACCCGCTGGCGCCGACCAGCGACCCCGCGCACCCCACGGAACTGCCGCAGGGCCGCTACGACATCGCGGTGTTCGACAACCGCTTTCCCAGCCTGACCCTGAATGCACCCACCCCGCCGGACGGCCCGGCCGGAACGCGCGCGGGCGTGGGCAAGTGCGAGGTCGTGGTGTTCAGCCAGAGCGCCCAGGGCCGCCTGAGTGACCTGACGGACGCGCAGGTGGATCTGCTGCTGGGCGTGTGGGCCGACCGCACCACCCGGCTGGCGGGCACGGGGCAGATTCACAGCGTCCTGGCCTTCGAGAACCGGGGCGTGGAGGTCGGTGTGACGCTGCACCACCCGCACGGGCAGATCTACGCCTACGATCACGTGCCGCCCGTGCAGGCCCGCATGACCGGGCAGATGGAGGCGTACCACGCGCAGAGCGGCCGCCCATGGCTGACGGACTTCGTGGAGGGAGAGCGTGAGAGCGGCGAGCGGATCATCCACGACGACGGCGAGGCCCTGAGCGTCGTGCCGCCGTTCGCGCGCTACACCTTCGAGACGTGGGTCATGCCTACCCGCCCGGTCAGTCTGCTGTCCGAACTGGGCGCCAGCGAGCGCGCCAGCCTCGCCTGCACCCTGAAAGACGCCCTGCTGCGCCTGGACGGACTGTTCGGCATGCGGATGCCGTACCTGCTGACGGTACATCAGGCGCCGCTGGACGGGCCGCACCCGGCGTTCCCGCTGCACATCGAGATCTACCCGTACCTGCGCGCGCCGGGCCGCATGAAGTACCTCGCCGGGACCGAGCAGGGCGCCGGGGAGTTCGCGAACGACAAATTCCCGGAGGCAGCCGCCGCCGAACTGCGCGCCGTCTCCCCCACCGCCGGAGAGAACCTGTGA
- the galK gene encoding galactokinase, with protein MSTPATPATSIPTFEQHFGRAPQVTASAPGRVNLLGEHTDYQGGFVLPTTIPQVTTVALGANGTREHRVFAADLNEQSTFPVGGNAQDGFARYVAGALTLGGAPDGLDVHVTSNVPMGAGLSSSAALEVAVLRGLRDLGILDASDERIALIAQRVEHEFVGVQCGIMDQMASSVANSTTMLLLDTRSLERHLLPLPAGAEVLVIDSGVPRKLAESGYNERRAQVEEAARLLGVTELRDVQDPLSVEALPHPLRERARHVVSENARVQAALAADVDAARFGVLMNASHTSLRDDYAVSHPRVDELVVLLQAHPDVFGARMTGAGFGGAVVALVRAGQAGAVAQAVLAQYGPEGRQVVP; from the coding sequence GTGAGCACCCCCGCCACCCCTGCCACCAGCATTCCCACCTTCGAGCAGCACTTCGGCCGCGCGCCGCAGGTCACGGCGAGCGCGCCGGGCCGCGTGAACCTGCTGGGCGAGCATACCGACTACCAGGGCGGGTTCGTGCTGCCCACCACCATCCCGCAGGTGACGACCGTGGCCCTGGGTGCCAACGGCACGCGCGAGCACCGCGTGTTTGCCGCCGACCTGAACGAACAGAGCACCTTCCCGGTCGGCGGGAACGCACAGGACGGCTTTGCGCGCTACGTGGCGGGCGCCCTGACGCTGGGCGGCGCGCCGGACGGGCTGGACGTGCATGTCACGTCGAACGTGCCGATGGGCGCGGGCCTGAGCAGCAGCGCCGCGCTGGAAGTCGCGGTCCTGCGCGGCCTGCGCGACCTGGGCATCCTGGACGCCAGCGACGAACGCATCGCCCTGATCGCGCAGCGCGTCGAGCACGAGTTCGTGGGCGTGCAGTGCGGCATCATGGACCAGATGGCCAGCTCCGTGGCGAACAGCACGACCATGCTGCTGCTCGACACCCGCAGCCTGGAACGCCACCTGCTGCCCCTGCCCGCCGGGGCCGAGGTGCTGGTCATCGACAGCGGCGTGCCCCGCAAACTCGCGGAGAGCGGGTACAACGAACGCCGCGCGCAGGTCGAGGAGGCCGCCCGGCTGCTCGGCGTGACTGAACTACGTGACGTGCAGGACCCCCTGAGCGTCGAGGCACTGCCCCACCCGCTGCGGGAGCGGGCGCGGCACGTGGTCAGCGAGAACGCCCGCGTGCAGGCCGCGCTAGCCGCCGACGTGGACGCCGCTCGGTTCGGCGTGCTGATGAACGCCAGTCACACCAGCCTGCGCGACGATTACGCGGTCAGCCACCCGCGCGTGGATGAACTCGTGGTGCTGCTGCAGGCGCACCCGGACGTGTTCGGGGCGCGCATGACCGGCGCGGGCTTCGGCGGGGCGGTCGTGGCGCTCGTGCGGGCCGGGCAGGCGGGTGCGGTCGCGCAGGCCGTGCTGGCGCAGTACGGCCCCGAGGGACGGCAGGTCGTTCCCTGA
- the pulA gene encoding pullulanase-type alpha-1,6-glucosidase has product MKRLATLLTVALSAAAGAQTSLPTGVARVHYQRADGAYAGWGLHVWEDTAAQVTWEKPLAQIGRDDFGAYFDIPLKPGAQKLGLIMHKGDTKDAGKDLWFDLGRGRELFLKSGSLNAAYAKGGPFNVDASQPPVAQAAAPAATAPAATPAATAGAAQPIPKNVLRVRYVRPDGKYDGWGLHAWEDTTATVEWSKPLAQTGVDAGGAYWDVPLKAGAAKVGFIVHKGDEKDPGPDFFADPSKGNEVTVTSGKTEFAYGAPAALSDPPVPAGVARINYYRPDGKYDGWGLHAWEDTTAQVEWTKPLTPTGTNSFGVYWDVPMKTDWKKLGFIVHSGDNKDPGADQALTREMGNQAWVVSGNATVNTTRPDTSVRTVGDLTRAQAVMLSRDLIAVKPEVAQPGAFLTLHAARAGGLKLTGAGVDGGDSLTLEEVEGGLTPALLSKAPYLKGYALLRVRPEDRARIPAVLQGQVAVSSVLPDGTVLDATGVQTAWALDDLFAYDGPLGAAWQGNVPTLRLWAPTAQDVKLRLTVAGGQETTLPMTRDAKGVWTVRGAQNWRGAAYRFEVKVYAPGTGKVETNLVTDPYSVALTRNSTRSVLLDLNDPATRPQGWDALKKPALRSASDLSFYELHLRDFSAADTSVPAAQRGTYLAFTQAGSNGVKHLKALADAGLKAVHLLPTFDIATIEEDRAKWKTPGDLSKFTPNSEEQQKAITAVKDADPYNWGYDPYHYMVPEGSYAVNAEARTLEYRRMVAALNGLGLRVVQDVVFNHTAASGQAERSVLDRVVPGYYHRLNANGVVENSTCCSNTATEHVMMRKLMVDTLVLMARAYRVDGFRFDLMGHHMVEDMQAARRALDALTLQRDGVDGKSIYLYGEGWDFGEVQGGARGRNATQLNLFGQGIGTFNDRLRDAVRGGNPFGGLQDQGFATGLFTLPNGQPQNTDRTRALRLADQVRVGLTGNLRDYRFTNGLGKETTGGNVDYNGAPAGYAASPREAITYVSAHDNQTLFDAIALKAPAGATPAQRTRMQNLANSVVLLGQGLPFSYAGDEMLRSKSFDTDSYNSGDWFNTLDFTFASNGFGKGLPPAEKNAGNWDLYRPLLGNPALKPAPAEMRRAFDHYREMLRVRYSSSLFRLETAAQVQAGLQFLNVGPTQVPGVIALKLSGAVNATNPYRSVVVVFNGSGQNVTLTDPALTGLNLSLHPVLATSSDATVKGSRAAGGSVTVPGLTTAVFVGK; this is encoded by the coding sequence ATGAAACGACTGGCGACCCTTCTGACGGTCGCGCTTTCTGCTGCGGCAGGAGCGCAAACATCCCTTCCCACCGGCGTGGCCCGCGTGCACTACCAGCGCGCGGACGGCGCGTACGCCGGCTGGGGCCTGCACGTCTGGGAGGACACGGCCGCCCAGGTAACCTGGGAGAAACCCCTGGCCCAGATCGGCAGGGACGACTTCGGCGCGTACTTCGACATTCCCCTGAAACCCGGCGCGCAGAAACTGGGGCTGATCATGCACAAAGGTGACACCAAGGACGCCGGGAAGGACCTGTGGTTCGACCTGGGCCGGGGCCGGGAACTGTTCCTGAAGTCCGGCAGCCTGAACGCGGCGTACGCGAAGGGCGGGCCGTTCAACGTGGATGCCAGCCAGCCTCCCGTCGCGCAGGCCGCCGCGCCTGCCGCCACCGCCCCGGCAGCGACCCCAGCAGCCACGGCGGGCGCGGCGCAGCCCATCCCGAAGAACGTGCTGCGTGTGCGCTACGTGCGCCCCGACGGCAAGTACGACGGCTGGGGCCTGCACGCATGGGAAGACACCACCGCCACGGTCGAGTGGAGCAAACCTCTGGCGCAGACCGGAGTGGACGCGGGCGGCGCGTACTGGGACGTGCCCCTGAAGGCCGGCGCGGCGAAGGTCGGGTTCATCGTGCATAAGGGCGACGAGAAGGACCCCGGCCCGGACTTCTTCGCGGACCCCAGCAAGGGGAACGAGGTGACGGTCACCAGCGGCAAGACCGAGTTCGCATACGGGGCGCCCGCCGCCCTGAGCGACCCGCCCGTCCCGGCCGGCGTGGCCCGCATCAACTACTACCGCCCGGACGGGAAGTATGACGGCTGGGGCCTGCACGCCTGGGAGGACACGACCGCGCAGGTCGAGTGGACCAAACCGCTGACGCCCACGGGCACGAACTCGTTTGGCGTGTACTGGGACGTGCCCATGAAGACAGACTGGAAGAAACTGGGGTTCATCGTGCACAGTGGCGACAACAAGGATCCGGGCGCCGATCAGGCGCTCACCCGTGAGATGGGTAATCAGGCCTGGGTCGTGAGTGGCAACGCGACCGTGAACACCACCCGCCCGGACACCAGCGTGCGCACGGTGGGCGACCTGACGCGCGCGCAGGCCGTGATGCTGTCGCGTGACCTGATCGCCGTGAAGCCGGAGGTGGCGCAGCCCGGCGCGTTCCTGACATTGCACGCCGCGCGGGCCGGGGGCCTGAAGCTGACCGGGGCGGGCGTGGACGGCGGCGACAGCCTGACGCTGGAGGAAGTCGAGGGGGGCCTGACGCCCGCGCTGCTGTCTAAGGCGCCGTACCTGAAGGGCTACGCGCTGTTGCGGGTGCGCCCGGAGGACCGCGCGCGCATTCCGGCCGTGCTTCAGGGGCAGGTGGCGGTGAGCAGCGTCCTGCCGGACGGCACGGTGCTGGACGCGACCGGCGTGCAGACTGCCTGGGCGCTGGACGACCTGTTCGCATACGACGGCCCGCTGGGGGCCGCGTGGCAGGGCAACGTGCCCACCCTGCGCCTGTGGGCGCCCACCGCGCAGGACGTGAAACTGCGCCTGACCGTGGCAGGCGGGCAGGAGACGACCCTGCCCATGACCCGTGACGCGAAGGGCGTGTGGACGGTCAGGGGCGCGCAGAACTGGCGCGGCGCGGCGTACCGCTTCGAGGTGAAGGTGTACGCGCCGGGCACTGGGAAGGTCGAGACGAACCTCGTGACCGACCCGTACTCGGTGGCGCTGACCCGCAACAGCACCCGCTCGGTGCTGCTGGACCTGAACGACCCGGCCACCAGACCGCAGGGCTGGGACGCCCTGAAGAAACCGGCGCTGCGCTCGGCCAGCGACCTGAGTTTCTACGAGCTGCACCTGCGGGACTTCAGCGCGGCGGACACCTCGGTACCGGCGGCGCAGCGTGGCACGTACCTCGCGTTCACGCAGGCGGGCAGTAACGGCGTGAAGCACCTGAAAGCCCTGGCCGACGCGGGCCTGAAGGCGGTGCATCTGCTGCCCACCTTCGACATCGCCACCATCGAGGAGGACCGCGCGAAATGGAAGACGCCGGGCGACCTCTCGAAGTTCACACCGAACAGCGAGGAGCAGCAGAAGGCCATCACCGCCGTCAAGGACGCCGACCCCTACAACTGGGGCTACGACCCGTACCACTACATGGTCCCGGAAGGCAGTTACGCCGTGAACGCGGAAGCCCGCACCCTGGAGTACCGCCGCATGGTGGCCGCGCTGAACGGCCTGGGCCTGCGGGTCGTGCAGGACGTGGTGTTCAACCACACCGCCGCCAGCGGGCAGGCCGAACGCAGCGTGCTGGACCGCGTCGTGCCCGGCTACTACCACCGCCTGAACGCCAATGGGGTCGTCGAGAACTCCACCTGCTGCTCGAACACCGCCACCGAGCACGTCATGATGCGCAAGCTCATGGTGGACACGCTGGTGCTGATGGCCCGCGCTTACCGGGTGGACGGCTTCCGCTTCGACCTGATGGGCCACCACATGGTTGAGGACATGCAGGCCGCCCGCCGCGCGCTGGACGCCCTGACCCTTCAACGCGACGGCGTGGACGGCAAGAGCATCTACCTGTACGGCGAGGGCTGGGACTTCGGAGAGGTGCAGGGCGGCGCACGCGGCAGGAACGCCACGCAACTGAACCTGTTCGGGCAGGGCATCGGGACCTTCAACGACCGCCTGCGCGACGCGGTGCGCGGCGGCAACCCCTTCGGCGGCCTTCAGGACCAGGGCTTCGCGACCGGGCTGTTCACGCTGCCGAACGGGCAACCGCAGAACACCGACCGCACCCGCGCGCTGCGACTGGCGGATCAGGTGCGGGTCGGCCTGACCGGCAACCTGCGCGACTACCGTTTCACGAACGGACTGGGCAAAGAAACCACGGGCGGGAACGTGGACTACAACGGCGCACCCGCCGGGTACGCCGCCAGCCCCCGCGAGGCGATCACGTACGTCAGCGCGCACGACAACCAGACGCTGTTCGACGCCATCGCCCTGAAAGCCCCGGCCGGCGCCACGCCCGCGCAACGGACCCGCATGCAGAACCTCGCCAACAGCGTGGTGCTGCTGGGCCAGGGCCTGCCGTTCAGTTACGCCGGGGACGAGATGCTGCGCTCCAAGAGCTTCGACACCGACAGTTACAACAGCGGCGACTGGTTCAACACCCTGGACTTCACGTTCGCCAGCAACGGCTTCGGGAAGGGCCTGCCGCCCGCCGAGAAGAACGCCGGGAACTGGGACCTGTACCGCCCGCTGCTGGGCAACCCCGCCCTGAAACCCGCCCCGGCCGAGATGCGGCGTGCCTTCGATCACTACCGCGAGATGCTGCGCGTCCGCTACTCTAGCAGCCTCTTCCGCCTGGAGACGGCGGCGCAGGTGCAGGCGGGGCTGCAATTCCTGAACGTCGGCCCCACGCAGGTGCCGGGCGTGATCGCCCTGAAACTCAGCGGCGCGGTCAACGCCACCAACCCGTACCGCAGCGTGGTCGTGGTGTTCAACGGCAGCGGCCAGAACGTCACCCTGACCGACCCGGCCCTGACCGGACTGAACCTGAGCCTGCACCCAGTCCTGGCCACCAGCAGCGACGCGACCGTGAAAGGCAGCCGCGCGGCAGGGGGCAGCGTGACCGTGCCGGGCCTGACGACCGCCGTGTTCGTCGGGAAGTGA
- a CDS encoding nucleoside hydrolase: MTARIPPHPAPLPVIFDGDPGLDDAVGWLLALGSPEDVEVLGFTAVHGNVPLDLTTRNAGVVLALAGEAGRNVPYFAGADRPLLREGVTAASVHGATGLPAAGLPEPLRGPEAGHAVDFIIRTVRARPGEVTLVPTGPLTNVALALRMAPDIAPLIREIVWMGGSTGHGNRTPAAEFNALVDPHAAQIVFASGVPLRMVGLNVTLQAVATPERVDALRALGNRAGAVCAELLTFYAGVYRDRYGLSGGALHDPLAVAAALHPDLLDWQAMNVQVETQEGLNLGRTVCDLYGVTGQPANAQVAVGVRDGEFFALLLERIARLP, from the coding sequence ATGACTGCCCGCATCCCGCCCCACCCCGCGCCCCTGCCCGTGATCTTCGACGGTGACCCCGGCCTGGACGACGCGGTGGGGTGGCTGCTGGCGCTGGGCAGCCCGGAGGACGTGGAGGTGCTGGGCTTCACGGCCGTGCACGGCAACGTGCCGCTGGACCTGACGACCCGCAATGCGGGCGTGGTGCTGGCCCTGGCGGGCGAGGCGGGGCGGAACGTGCCGTATTTCGCGGGCGCGGACCGGCCCCTGCTGCGCGAGGGAGTCACGGCGGCCAGCGTGCACGGCGCGACCGGCCTCCCGGCGGCGGGCCTGCCGGAGCCGCTGCGAGGGCCGGAGGCGGGGCACGCGGTGGACTTCATCATCCGCACGGTGCGGGCGCGTCCGGGCGAGGTGACGCTGGTGCCGACCGGCCCGCTCACGAACGTAGCACTGGCGCTGAGGATGGCACCGGATATCGCGCCGCTGATCCGGGAGATCGTGTGGATGGGCGGCAGTACCGGACACGGGAACCGCACGCCGGCCGCCGAGTTCAACGCGCTGGTCGATCCGCACGCCGCGCAGATCGTGTTCGCTTCGGGGGTGCCGCTGCGGATGGTGGGCCTGAACGTGACCCTTCAGGCGGTCGCCACGCCGGAACGCGTGGACGCCCTGCGCGCCCTGGGAAACCGCGCGGGGGCCGTGTGCGCCGAGCTGCTGACCTTCTACGCGGGCGTGTACCGCGACCGCTACGGCCTGAGCGGCGGCGCGCTGCACGACCCGCTGGCGGTGGCGGCGGCCCTGCACCCGGACCTGCTGGACTGGCAGGCCATGAACGTGCAGGTCGAGACGCAGGAGGGCCTGAACCTGGGCCGCACCGTCTGCGACCTGTACGGCGTGACCGGGCAGCCCGCGAACGCGCAGGTGGCGGTCGGCGTGAGGGACGGGGAGTTCTTCGCGCTGCTGCTGGAACGCATCGCGCGCCTGCCGTGA
- a CDS encoding AAA family ATPase — MPGRIHALHGFIGSGKTTLARTLETQLGALRFTSDEWMTTLYGQDPPADEFPALFRRVMTVMDAQWTRAATLGVPVILDHGFWTRAARDELRAQASALGAPLTLHVLAVPGAEARRRVQARNARPGALFIADDTFDLFRTRFEPLTPDEEALQDVTRWP; from the coding sequence ATGCCGGGGCGCATCCACGCGCTGCACGGCTTCATCGGCAGCGGCAAGACCACCCTGGCCCGCACGCTGGAAACGCAGCTGGGCGCGCTGCGCTTCACGTCCGACGAGTGGATGACCACCCTGTACGGCCAGGACCCGCCCGCCGACGAGTTCCCGGCCCTGTTCCGTCGCGTGATGACCGTCATGGACGCCCAGTGGACCCGCGCGGCCACGCTGGGCGTGCCGGTCATTCTGGATCACGGGTTCTGGACCCGCGCGGCCCGCGACGAACTGCGCGCGCAGGCCTCCGCACTGGGCGCGCCGCTGACCCTGCACGTTCTGGCCGTCCCGGGCGCCGAGGCGCGCCGCCGGGTGCAGGCCCGCAACGCCCGGCCGGGTGCGCTGTTCATCGCCGACGACACCTTCGACCTGTTCCGCACCCGCTTCGAGCCGCTCACCCCGGATGAGGAGGCCTTGCAGGACGTGACCCGCTGGCCCTGA